Proteins from a genomic interval of Halopseudomonas litoralis:
- the dusB gene encoding tRNA dihydrouridine synthase DusB, giving the protein MISIGSFQLTSPVILAPMAGVTDRPFRTMCRELGAGLVVSEMVTSDTRLWHSRKSRQRLDHSGEPDPRSVQIAGGDPQMMADAARINRDNGAQIIDINMGCPAKKVCNKAAGSALLRDERLVTEIIEAVVGAVDIPVTLKIRTGWDPEHRNGVTIARIAEQSGIQALAVHGRTRSELYTGEAEYDTIAEIRQAISIPLFANGDIDSPEKARHVLDHTGADAVMIGRAAQRRPWIFREIDHYLRYGEHLPAPGLAWQQSLLLAHLDALQEFYGLEHGVRIARKHVGWQLQSLPGAEEFRRRFNRMDCGAQQRQEIQYFFNRLMDGGLAA; this is encoded by the coding sequence GTGATCAGTATCGGATCTTTTCAACTAACCAGCCCTGTCATCCTGGCCCCCATGGCCGGCGTGACTGATCGCCCGTTCCGCACCATGTGCCGGGAACTGGGCGCCGGCCTGGTAGTATCGGAAATGGTCACCAGCGATACCCGCCTCTGGCATAGCCGCAAATCCCGTCAGCGTCTGGATCACAGTGGCGAACCGGACCCGCGCTCGGTGCAGATCGCCGGTGGCGACCCACAGATGATGGCCGATGCCGCCCGCATAAATCGCGACAACGGCGCGCAGATCATCGATATCAATATGGGTTGCCCGGCCAAGAAGGTCTGCAACAAGGCTGCCGGCTCCGCACTGTTGCGTGATGAGCGTCTGGTGACCGAGATCATCGAAGCCGTGGTCGGCGCGGTGGATATTCCCGTGACGCTGAAAATCCGCACAGGCTGGGACCCGGAGCACCGCAACGGCGTCACCATTGCGCGCATCGCCGAGCAGAGCGGTATTCAGGCGCTGGCCGTGCATGGGCGCACACGCAGCGAGCTCTACACCGGAGAAGCCGAGTACGACACCATCGCCGAAATCCGTCAGGCCATCTCCATTCCGCTGTTTGCCAACGGCGATATCGACTCGCCGGAGAAGGCCCGCCATGTCCTCGACCACACCGGCGCCGATGCGGTGATGATCGGCCGCGCCGCCCAGCGCCGCCCCTGGATCTTCCGCGAGATTGATCATTACCTGCGTTACGGTGAACACCTGCCTGCGCCCGGGCTGGCTTGGCAACAATCGCTGTTGCTGGCTCATCTGGACGCCCTGCAGGAATTCTATGGGCTGGAACATGGCGTGCGTATCGCGCGCAAGCATGTCGGCTGGCAATTGCAGTCGCTGCCAGGCGCCGAGGAGTTTCGTCGCCGCTTCAACCGTATGGATTGCGGAGCGCAACAACGCCAGGAAATACAATACTTCTTCAACCGCTTGATGGACGGAGGCCTCGCGGCATGA